From the genome of Arthrobacter alpinus, one region includes:
- a CDS encoding uracil-xanthine permease family protein, which translates to MSLLGTKWSVHGDGKTIAPGQVVSPDERLSWPRTIGIGLQHVVAMFGATFLVPLITGMPPATTLFFSGIGTIFFLILTRGRVPSYLGSSFAFIAPIMASQQQFGVSGALGGVVVAGVTLAVIGMVVQKFGASWINRLMPAPVTGTIVALIGLNLAPSAWNNFKLAPVTAVITLGVIILVSVLFRGILGRLAILVGVVLGYLVAVLRSEVDFSKIHEAGWIGLPHFQTPTFHFAVLGLFIPVVLVLVAENIGHVKSVALMTGENLDPYAGRALIADGVATTLAGFGGGSGTTTYAENIGVMAATKVYSTAAYFVAGVAALLLSFSPKFGELIATVPVGVLGGAATLLYGMIGVLGVRIWVQNKVNFSNNINLTTAAVALIIGVADFTWTIGNLQFAGIALGTAAALIIYHGMNALAKWRGTATDPLEVEVEAEPAAH; encoded by the coding sequence ATGAGTTTGTTGGGCACAAAATGGAGCGTTCACGGAGACGGTAAGACCATTGCGCCAGGACAAGTGGTGTCGCCGGACGAGCGCTTGAGCTGGCCGCGCACCATCGGCATTGGCCTGCAGCACGTGGTCGCCATGTTCGGCGCCACCTTCCTGGTCCCCCTGATCACTGGCATGCCGCCGGCCACAACATTGTTCTTCTCCGGCATCGGCACCATCTTCTTCCTGATCCTGACGCGCGGCCGCGTGCCCAGCTACCTCGGTTCCAGCTTTGCCTTCATTGCCCCGATCATGGCGTCACAGCAGCAGTTTGGCGTGTCCGGCGCCTTGGGCGGGGTGGTGGTAGCCGGTGTGACACTGGCCGTCATTGGCATGGTGGTGCAAAAGTTTGGCGCCTCCTGGATCAACCGGCTCATGCCTGCACCGGTCACCGGCACCATTGTGGCGTTGATCGGCCTGAACCTGGCCCCGTCCGCGTGGAACAATTTCAAGTTGGCTCCCGTGACCGCGGTGATCACCCTCGGTGTCATCATTTTGGTCAGTGTCTTGTTCCGCGGAATCCTGGGACGTCTGGCCATTCTGGTGGGCGTGGTGCTCGGCTACCTTGTGGCGGTCCTGCGCAGCGAAGTGGACTTTTCCAAGATCCACGAGGCCGGCTGGATAGGGCTCCCCCACTTCCAGACACCCACTTTCCACTTTGCCGTCCTGGGCCTGTTCATCCCCGTGGTGCTGGTGCTGGTGGCCGAGAACATTGGCCACGTAAAATCCGTGGCCCTGATGACCGGCGAGAACCTTGACCCGTACGCCGGACGCGCCTTGATCGCCGACGGCGTGGCCACCACCCTGGCAGGCTTCGGTGGCGGTTCCGGCACCACCACCTATGCCGAAAACATCGGCGTGATGGCTGCCACCAAGGTGTACTCCACCGCCGCCTACTTTGTTGCCGGTGTGGCTGCGCTGCTGCTGAGCTTCTCGCCCAAATTCGGCGAATTGATTGCCACCGTTCCCGTGGGCGTGCTGGGTGGCGCTGCCACGCTGCTGTACGGCATGATCGGCGTCCTGGGTGTGCGCATCTGGGTCCAGAACAAGGTCAACTTCTCCAACAACATCAACCTGACCACTGCCGCCGTCGCCCTGATCATCGGCGTCGCCGACTTCACCTGGACCATCGGCAACCTGCAGTTCGCCGGCATCGCCCTGGGCACCGCCGCAGCACTGATCATCTACCACGGCATGAACGCCCTGGCGAAGTGGCGCGGCACCGCCACCGACCCGCTGGAAGTGGAAGTCGAAGCCGAACCCGCAGCACACTAG
- a CDS encoding Cof-type HAD-IIB family hydrolase, whose product MRLIASDIDGTILGHDGTITQRTIEAFAAAAEAGVEIVFVTGRPPRWLDPIREQIGHTGTVICSNGAATYSLETESVVSSHVLSWDTVTAVKQRVESLAPHSHFALESLTGLHVEEGFLTPNRVSDAEHYAPVALTPDMADGGIVKMLAVLHTGNADEFLHLVRPAIGKLIAVTHSAPELALLEMGPVGVNKAVTLAEYAATKGIGAADVVAFGDMPNDIEMLGWAGAGYAMASGHPSALAAARLTAPRFEDDGVAQVIEARLAALHLA is encoded by the coding sequence ATGCGCTTAATTGCTAGTGACATTGACGGAACCATTCTGGGCCACGACGGCACCATCACTCAGCGGACCATTGAAGCGTTCGCGGCCGCGGCGGAAGCCGGGGTTGAGATCGTGTTCGTCACGGGCCGCCCGCCACGCTGGCTTGACCCGATCCGGGAACAGATCGGCCACACAGGCACCGTAATCTGCTCTAATGGTGCCGCCACCTACAGCCTGGAAACAGAATCGGTGGTCTCCTCCCACGTGCTGTCCTGGGACACAGTGACAGCGGTCAAGCAGCGTGTTGAATCGCTTGCCCCGCACTCACACTTCGCGCTGGAGTCACTGACAGGCCTGCACGTCGAGGAAGGCTTCCTGACGCCGAACCGGGTCTCCGACGCTGAGCACTACGCGCCGGTGGCCCTGACCCCGGACATGGCCGACGGCGGTATTGTGAAAATGTTGGCGGTCCTGCACACAGGCAACGCCGACGAATTCCTGCATCTGGTGCGCCCAGCCATCGGCAAGCTGATAGCAGTGACGCATTCGGCACCCGAGCTGGCCCTATTGGAAATGGGCCCCGTGGGTGTCAACAAGGCCGTCACGCTCGCCGAATATGCCGCAACTAAGGGCATCGGCGCCGCGGACGTGGTGGCCTTCGGCGATATGCCTAACGACATTGAAATGCTCGGCTGGGCCGGGGCCGGCTATGCCATGGCGAGTGGGCACCCCTCCGCCTTGGCTGCAGCCCGGTTGACGGCGCCGCGCTTCGAGGACGACGGCGTGGCCCAAGTGATCGAGGCCCGCCTGGCCGCGCTCCACCTGGCCTAG
- a CDS encoding glycerate kinase, protein MRILIAPDKFKGTLTGVQAAAAMSEGALRVYPEAVVTMLPVADGGEGTLEAAVAAGFTERFNTVVGPIIKPAGAVWGIHRQTRVAVIETAQASGYLLCEPTVENSLRAHSYGSGQLIVAALEAGATEIIVGLGGSAMTDAGSGALRALGLKLLDGQGHLVPLGGGSLLDVAAIDASGLDPRLAGVKIRMAVDVDNPLYGYNGAAHVFSAQKGADDDAVQKLDAGLRHLASLVREATGVDVDVAGAGAAGGFPALFLAYAGATIERGFDLVAEMIGLDEALADTDLVITGEGSMDEQSLSGKAPIGVADAAHARGLPVVVVAGRITVTPQELAKHGVVAAVSATDVAGSPEAALADAARYTIRATSEALNGI, encoded by the coding sequence ATGCGAATTTTGATTGCACCGGACAAGTTCAAGGGCACCCTGACCGGCGTCCAGGCAGCCGCCGCCATGAGTGAGGGGGCCCTGCGTGTCTACCCCGAGGCTGTTGTGACGATGCTGCCCGTGGCCGACGGCGGTGAAGGCACCTTGGAGGCGGCCGTCGCGGCAGGCTTTACGGAACGGTTCAACACAGTGGTGGGGCCCATCATCAAGCCCGCCGGTGCCGTGTGGGGGATCCACCGGCAGACTCGCGTGGCCGTCATTGAGACGGCGCAGGCCAGCGGCTACCTGCTGTGCGAGCCCACGGTGGAAAACTCGTTGCGCGCCCATTCCTACGGATCCGGCCAGCTGATTGTTGCCGCCTTGGAGGCCGGCGCCACCGAAATCATCGTCGGCCTGGGCGGATCGGCCATGACCGACGCCGGATCCGGCGCCCTGCGCGCACTGGGCCTGAAATTACTGGACGGCCAGGGGCACCTGGTGCCGCTGGGTGGCGGATCCCTGCTCGATGTGGCCGCGATCGACGCCTCCGGCCTGGACCCGCGCCTGGCCGGCGTGAAAATCCGGATGGCCGTGGACGTGGACAACCCGCTGTACGGCTACAACGGCGCAGCCCATGTCTTCTCCGCCCAAAAGGGTGCCGACGACGACGCTGTCCAAAAGCTCGACGCCGGGCTTCGCCACCTTGCCTCGCTGGTCAGGGAAGCCACCGGCGTGGACGTCGACGTTGCCGGAGCCGGCGCTGCCGGAGGGTTCCCAGCCTTGTTCCTGGCTTACGCCGGCGCCACCATTGAGCGTGGCTTTGACCTGGTGGCCGAGATGATCGGCTTGGACGAGGCCTTGGCTGACACAGATCTGGTCATTACCGGCGAAGGGTCCATGGATGAGCAGTCACTGTCTGGGAAGGCGCCCATCGGCGTGGCCGACGCCGCCCACGCGAGGGGACTACCCGTCGTCGTGGTGGCCGGACGGATCACCGTGACACCGCAGGAACTGGCCAAACATGGCGTGGTGGCAGCCGTCAGTGCCACGGATGTGGCCGGATCGCCCGAGGCCGCCCTGGCCGACGCCGCCCGCTACACGATCCGCGCCACCTCGGAGGCCCTCAACGGCATCTAG
- a CDS encoding cation diffusion facilitator family transporter, which produces MSGHDHSHGHSHAGAPGESHQGRISLALGITVAVFVFQVIGSILTGSLALLFDSAHVLTDAGGLAMALLAARLMIRPPTSKRTWGFARAEVLAATAQAAVLLAVGLIVLVEGVQRLFNPTEIASNQMIIFGAIGLLGNVISMFVLMGGRSKNFNMRAAFLEVVNDALGSVAVILAAVVISLTGWMQADAVVAMLIGALILPRTLKLLLETIHVLLESTPSGLDLDEVRKHILALDHVRSLHDLHASQIATGLPVLSAHVVVADECFYDGHAPQMLDALQTCVAGHFQVSIEHSTFQLEPTGHAKHELGSHN; this is translated from the coding sequence ATGTCAGGACATGATCACTCACACGGCCATTCGCACGCCGGAGCACCAGGGGAAAGTCATCAGGGTCGTATTTCCCTAGCCTTGGGAATCACTGTGGCCGTCTTTGTCTTCCAAGTCATCGGCTCCATTCTTACCGGTTCGCTGGCGCTGCTCTTTGACTCCGCCCATGTACTCACCGACGCCGGCGGGCTGGCCATGGCACTGTTGGCGGCGCGGCTGATGATCCGGCCGCCCACCAGCAAACGCACCTGGGGGTTCGCCCGGGCGGAAGTCCTGGCCGCCACGGCGCAAGCGGCAGTGCTGCTCGCCGTCGGACTTATTGTCCTGGTTGAAGGCGTGCAGAGGCTCTTCAACCCCACCGAGATCGCCTCGAACCAGATGATCATCTTTGGTGCCATCGGCCTGCTGGGCAACGTCATCTCCATGTTTGTCCTGATGGGCGGGCGCAGCAAGAACTTCAATATGCGCGCGGCGTTCCTGGAGGTTGTCAACGACGCCCTCGGCTCCGTGGCGGTCATTCTGGCGGCCGTGGTGATTTCGCTGACCGGCTGGATGCAGGCAGACGCCGTGGTGGCCATGCTCATTGGAGCCCTGATCCTGCCGCGTACCTTGAAGCTGCTGCTGGAGACCATCCACGTCCTGCTGGAATCGACGCCGTCGGGCCTGGACCTTGACGAGGTCCGCAAGCACATCCTGGCCCTTGACCACGTGCGCAGCTTACACGACCTCCACGCCAGCCAGATTGCCACGGGCCTGCCCGTGCTGTCGGCCCACGTGGTGGTGGCCGACGAGTGCTTTTACGACGGCCACGCACCGCAGATGCTCGACGCCCTCCAAACATGCGTCGCCGGGCACTTCCAGGTCAGCATCGAGCACTCCACCTTCCAATTGGAGCCAACCGGCCACGCCAAGCACGAGCTGGGCAGCCACAACTAA
- a CDS encoding class II glutamine amidotransferase: MCRLFGLHAGVDPVKATFWLLAAPDSLSVQSRREPDGTGIGVFNEDGAPVVFKQALAAYDDAAFATEARELKSNTFVAHVRYATTGAHTEANTHPFEQDGRLFAHNGALGELEKLDARLAELGGADLVLGQTDSERMFSLITVETRRCGGDLQAGIAAALGWIAENLPVYSLNLIIATASELWALRYPETHELYVLERAPGGYWRGQPLKADSARINAHSQALDSQSAVVIATEPMDEDPGWRLMEPGELLRVCAGLRPQISRPLSQDPVRPLVLPDAGPAAASGL, from the coding sequence ATGTGTCGACTTTTTGGGCTGCATGCCGGCGTGGACCCCGTCAAGGCGACGTTTTGGCTCCTGGCGGCACCGGACAGCCTGTCAGTGCAAAGCAGGCGTGAACCCGATGGCACCGGGATAGGGGTGTTTAACGAAGATGGCGCACCGGTGGTGTTCAAGCAGGCGCTGGCCGCCTACGACGACGCGGCTTTCGCCACCGAGGCGCGTGAACTGAAAAGCAACACCTTCGTGGCCCACGTCCGGTATGCCACCACTGGCGCCCACACCGAGGCGAACACGCATCCCTTTGAGCAGGACGGCCGGCTCTTCGCCCACAACGGGGCCTTGGGGGAATTGGAGAAGCTCGATGCCAGGCTGGCCGAGCTGGGTGGCGCGGACCTTGTCCTGGGCCAGACGGACAGTGAACGGATGTTCTCCTTGATCACCGTGGAAACCAGGCGCTGCGGCGGCGATCTGCAGGCGGGAATTGCCGCGGCACTGGGCTGGATTGCCGAGAACCTTCCCGTCTACAGCCTGAATTTGATCATCGCCACGGCGAGTGAGCTGTGGGCGCTGCGGTACCCGGAAACACACGAGCTCTACGTCCTGGAGCGGGCGCCCGGCGGGTATTGGCGAGGCCAGCCGCTGAAGGCCGACAGCGCCAGGATCAACGCACACAGCCAGGCCCTGGACAGCCAAAGCGCCGTTGTCATCGCCACCGAACCCATGGACGAGGACCCCGGCTGGCGGCTTATGGAACCCGGAGAGCTGCTCCGTGTTTGCGCCGGCCTCCGCCCGCAAATAAGTCGGCCGTTGTCACAGGATCCGGTGCGGCCCCTGGTGTTGCCTGACGCGGGGCCGGCAGCAGCGTCCGGGCTTTAG
- a CDS encoding YbhB/YbcL family Raf kinase inhibitor-like protein: MYDYDPYAFLTPVPSFTLTSTSLADGTTMPIAQLNAGGHRGGLDLSPQLSWQGFPAGTHSFAVTMFDPDAPTASGFWHWAVANVPVSVTDLAEGAGDARDSAGLPSGALTLKNDGGYPGYMGAAPPAGHGPHRYMVVVHAVDVHTLELPSGATPAVLGFNLHFHTLARARLTGIFEV; the protein is encoded by the coding sequence ATGTACGACTACGATCCTTATGCATTCCTCACCCCTGTCCCGAGCTTCACGCTCACCAGCACCTCCCTGGCCGACGGCACCACCATGCCGATTGCGCAGCTCAACGCCGGAGGCCATCGGGGCGGGCTGGACCTTTCCCCGCAACTGTCGTGGCAGGGCTTCCCGGCCGGCACTCACAGTTTTGCCGTCACCATGTTTGACCCCGACGCGCCCACCGCATCCGGTTTTTGGCATTGGGCGGTGGCCAATGTCCCGGTGTCGGTGACGGACCTGGCTGAAGGTGCCGGCGATGCCCGCGACTCCGCCGGCCTGCCCTCCGGTGCGCTGACCTTGAAGAACGACGGCGGATACCCCGGATACATGGGCGCGGCCCCTCCCGCAGGGCACGGGCCGCATAGGTACATGGTGGTGGTGCACGCCGTGGACGTTCACACCCTGGAGCTGCCCTCAGGGGCGACGCCCGCCGTCCTGGGCTTCAACCTCCACTTCCACACCCTGGCCCGCGCCCGCCTGACGGGTATCTTCGAGGTGTAG
- a CDS encoding glycerophosphodiester phosphodiesterase, which yields MKVPKPYLESPEPLAIAHRGFSLAGLENSLVAFQAALAQGYQYVETDINTTADGVTLVFHDPSLERATDQRGLIAELPYAVVRNSLIGGQEPIPTLREFFAALPDARFNIDVKDAGSVATLAELIEELGLHERVCVASFSDKRRRQVLAKLSKPVASSPGLNLTVAYVLLGPWLPARLMRALLRDVDVLQIPRNFGRLKLVSRRSVARAHRLGLKLHVWTINDPAQMNELFDLGVDGVMTDRADLLAGVMRARGYWPTP from the coding sequence GTGAAGGTACCCAAGCCGTATCTGGAGTCGCCGGAGCCGCTGGCCATCGCGCACCGCGGATTCTCCTTAGCCGGGCTGGAGAACTCGCTGGTTGCGTTCCAGGCGGCGCTCGCGCAGGGCTATCAATACGTTGAAACCGACATCAACACCACCGCCGACGGTGTGACCCTGGTGTTCCATGACCCCTCCTTGGAGAGGGCCACGGACCAGCGCGGGCTGATAGCGGAACTACCATACGCCGTCGTCCGTAACTCACTGATCGGCGGGCAGGAGCCCATCCCCACGCTGCGCGAATTCTTTGCGGCCCTGCCCGACGCCCGGTTCAACATCGACGTCAAGGACGCGGGCTCGGTGGCCACGCTGGCGGAACTCATTGAGGAACTGGGCCTGCACGAGAGGGTCTGTGTGGCGTCGTTCTCGGATAAGCGCAGGCGCCAGGTGCTGGCGAAGCTGAGCAAGCCGGTGGCGAGCTCGCCGGGGCTGAACCTGACGGTGGCCTATGTGCTGCTGGGACCCTGGCTGCCGGCGCGGCTGATGCGTGCCCTCCTTCGGGACGTGGACGTGCTGCAGATTCCACGCAATTTTGGGAGGCTGAAGCTGGTGTCGCGGCGTTCCGTGGCTCGCGCCCACCGGCTGGGGCTGAAACTGCACGTTTGGACCATCAACGATCCGGCGCAGATGAACGAACTCTTTGACCTGGGTGTGGACGGCGTCATGACCGACAGGGCCGATCTGCTGGCCGGGGTCATGCGGGCGCGCGGCTACTGGCCCACGCCGTAA
- a CDS encoding ArsR/SmtB family transcription factor, whose amino-acid sequence MKPISNAAVLARFGYAISDPTRAQILMELASAPAYPADLAEKFNVSRQSISNHLSCLRECGLAVAVPEGRRSRYELAHPALAHALNDLLGVVLQVNPDHHPQQV is encoded by the coding sequence ATGAAGCCCATTAGCAACGCGGCAGTGCTGGCCCGTTTTGGCTACGCCATCTCGGACCCCACCCGGGCGCAAATCCTCATGGAACTGGCCAGCGCCCCCGCCTACCCCGCCGATCTGGCCGAAAAGTTCAACGTTTCCCGACAAAGCATCTCCAATCACCTCTCCTGCTTGCGCGAATGCGGGCTGGCAGTTGCCGTGCCGGAGGGCCGCCGGTCCCGGTATGAACTAGCACATCCGGCCTTGGCGCACGCACTCAACGACCTCCTCGGCGTCGTACTGCAGGTGAACCCCGACCATCACCCCCAGCAGGTCTAA
- a CDS encoding aldehyde dehydrogenase (NADP(+)) translates to MTVLPNTSTTASELEGMLAAAETAATDWAQRPAAGRADALVAVAEALDAAADQLVPVAQEETNLPPARLNGELKRTTFQLRLFAEMLLDGGYLDARIDHGDPAWPMGARPDIRRVLEPLGPVVVFAASNFPFAFSVMGGDTCSALAAGCSVVVKVHSGHPRLSAAVGRIAGEALRGAGAPDGLLALVYGTQAGRDALLDPRIKAGAFTGSISGGRALFDLANSRPEPIPFYGELGSVNPVFVTEAAAAARGSEIVSEFVGSYTLGAGQFCTKPGILLVPEASSMVQELSATDRPAPAKLLNERIQSGYTSSLEGLLKHDAVDSLGGTEDILAFPPAPALNITTASALLADPEGLITECFGPSALVATYQSEEELLAVARVLDGQLTATIQGEDTDAVAPELVRVLAGKAGRVLWNQWPTGVSVTYAQQHGGPYPATTAPTSTSVGTASISRFLRPVAYQGLPAHLLPGALRDENPLGVPQRVNGALSI, encoded by the coding sequence ATGACCGTGCTCCCCAATACCTCCACCACCGCCAGCGAGCTTGAAGGCATGCTGGCCGCCGCAGAGACCGCCGCCACCGACTGGGCGCAGCGCCCGGCAGCCGGGCGGGCGGACGCCCTTGTGGCGGTCGCCGAGGCACTTGACGCCGCCGCGGACCAGCTGGTTCCCGTGGCGCAGGAGGAGACCAACCTGCCCCCTGCCCGGCTGAACGGGGAGCTGAAGCGGACCACGTTCCAGTTGCGGCTCTTCGCCGAAATGCTCCTGGACGGCGGCTACCTGGACGCCCGCATCGACCATGGCGACCCCGCCTGGCCCATGGGCGCCCGCCCCGACATCCGCCGGGTCCTTGAGCCGCTGGGACCTGTTGTGGTGTTTGCTGCCAGCAACTTCCCCTTTGCCTTCAGTGTCATGGGCGGTGACACGTGTTCGGCGCTCGCCGCCGGGTGCTCCGTTGTTGTCAAGGTGCACTCCGGGCACCCACGGCTGTCGGCCGCCGTCGGGCGAATTGCCGGTGAGGCCCTGCGTGGGGCAGGCGCCCCCGACGGCTTGCTGGCGCTGGTCTACGGCACCCAGGCCGGCCGGGACGCGCTGCTTGATCCGCGGATCAAGGCCGGCGCGTTTACGGGGTCGATCTCCGGTGGCCGGGCCCTGTTTGACCTAGCAAATTCGCGTCCCGAACCGATCCCGTTTTACGGGGAATTGGGCAGTGTGAACCCCGTGTTTGTCACGGAGGCCGCAGCCGCCGCCCGTGGTTCGGAGATCGTTTCCGAGTTTGTGGGGTCCTACACCCTGGGCGCAGGCCAGTTCTGCACCAAGCCGGGCATTTTGTTGGTGCCGGAGGCATCCTCGATGGTTCAGGAACTTTCCGCGACGGACCGCCCGGCGCCGGCCAAGCTGCTCAACGAGCGGATCCAGTCCGGCTACACCAGCTCGCTTGAGGGGTTGTTGAAGCACGACGCCGTGGACTCCCTGGGCGGGACCGAGGACATTCTGGCGTTCCCGCCCGCCCCGGCCCTGAACATCACCACGGCCTCGGCCCTTTTGGCCGATCCCGAGGGCCTGATCACCGAGTGCTTTGGCCCGTCGGCGCTGGTTGCCACCTACCAGTCCGAGGAGGAACTGCTCGCCGTGGCACGCGTCCTCGACGGCCAGCTGACAGCCACCATCCAGGGCGAGGACACGGACGCCGTGGCGCCCGAGCTGGTGCGTGTACTGGCCGGGAAGGCCGGACGGGTGCTCTGGAACCAGTGGCCCACAGGGGTTTCGGTCACGTACGCCCAGCAGCACGGCGGACCATACCCGGCCACCACGGCACCCACGTCCACCTCGGTGGGTACCGCGAGTATCTCCCGCTTCCTGCGCCCGGTGGCGTACCAGGGCCTGCCGGCGCACCTGCTGCCCGGCGCCCTGCGCGATGAGAACCCGTTGGGCGTCCCCCAACGTGTGAACGGTGCACTCTCTATCTGA
- a CDS encoding carbohydrate kinase family protein: MLTVIGETLIDEVVRPGQAALPHVGGSPMNVAVGLARLGHPVQFLGRFGRDAYGDMVAGHLRENDVLVPVAPDAHPTSIARAVLDEDGAASYEFSLLWELPKVAPTADGAPNFMLAATTVLHTGSIATMLAPGADQVFAAVLQAHPAATISYDPNCRPSIITDAGYARKQAEKFVKLADVVKASDEDLAWLYPGVDVLESARTWLASGGEEGPAVVVVTRGADGPWAVCAAGEAHCAVPPTKVVDTVGAGDSFMAALLSAVVERELDGAQRRTALRAISCEQLEELLRYAARAAAITVSRAGANPPTRAELLKG; this comes from the coding sequence ATGCTGACGGTAATCGGTGAGACATTGATCGACGAAGTGGTGCGCCCAGGCCAGGCGGCGCTCCCGCATGTGGGTGGAAGCCCCATGAACGTGGCGGTGGGGCTGGCGCGGTTGGGGCACCCCGTGCAGTTCCTTGGCCGATTTGGCCGCGACGCCTACGGCGACATGGTGGCCGGGCACCTGCGCGAGAATGACGTGCTGGTCCCGGTGGCCCCCGACGCGCACCCCACCTCCATCGCCCGTGCGGTGCTGGATGAGGACGGCGCTGCCAGCTACGAATTTTCGCTCCTCTGGGAGCTGCCCAAGGTTGCCCCAACCGCCGACGGTGCCCCGAACTTCATGCTCGCCGCCACCACGGTGCTGCACACCGGGTCCATCGCCACCATGCTGGCACCGGGAGCGGATCAGGTGTTTGCGGCCGTGCTCCAAGCCCACCCGGCGGCCACCATCAGCTACGACCCCAACTGCCGACCCAGCATCATCACCGATGCGGGCTACGCCCGGAAGCAGGCGGAAAAATTCGTCAAGCTGGCCGACGTCGTCAAGGCCTCCGACGAGGATCTCGCCTGGCTGTACCCGGGAGTTGACGTGCTGGAGTCGGCCCGCACCTGGCTGGCTTCCGGCGGAGAGGAAGGCCCCGCCGTCGTGGTGGTCACCCGGGGCGCGGACGGGCCGTGGGCGGTCTGCGCCGCTGGGGAAGCCCACTGCGCCGTGCCGCCCACCAAGGTGGTGGACACCGTGGGGGCAGGGGATTCGTTCATGGCCGCCCTGTTGTCGGCCGTGGTTGAGCGCGAACTTGACGGCGCCCAACGCCGCACCGCACTCCGCGCCATCAGCTGCGAACAGCTGGAAGAACTGCTCCGCTACGCCGCCCGCGCGGCCGCCATCACCGTTTCCCGGGCCGGCGCCAATCCGCCCACCCGCGCCGAACTATTGAAAGGCTGA
- a CDS encoding GTP pyrophosphokinase — MSSHWERLDDSLRPSVLASVAAFERARPKLERITAEMESLVREVMDDAEDKPLFVTSRTKTVESFREKASRMVAPEPDAPPALQFPEPLRNLTDMVGVRVITTLPGENAQAANLIKRRRNIFDCRGDREKDIGSIESGTYGYSSRHLILRSIQNDVVRAYQEVLDPEAKANGSYMFELQIRTVFAHAWSEIEHDIRFKAQDPRAWSPFFDRQFTATAAMLETVEQAFSELHDRYETVTSFWDADGEGKVSLTPNRIKAVWQTLLPHVDRKADDDWGWAAELVAAHGLTKTIDLAALLQPAIISNVRKALDHRYSPGPDRLLDDLLLWQFGQRHIDLTAEDPALEQTPRRDSLQRRHQQMQRYRKASGF; from the coding sequence ATGAGTAGCCATTGGGAGCGCCTCGACGATTCGTTGCGTCCATCCGTCCTTGCCTCCGTCGCCGCGTTCGAACGCGCCCGGCCGAAGCTGGAACGGATCACTGCGGAGATGGAGTCGCTGGTCCGCGAGGTCATGGACGACGCGGAGGACAAGCCGCTCTTTGTCACCAGCCGCACCAAGACCGTCGAGTCCTTCCGGGAAAAGGCCTCACGCATGGTGGCCCCGGAGCCTGATGCGCCGCCGGCCCTGCAATTTCCGGAGCCGCTGCGCAACCTGACCGACATGGTGGGTGTGCGTGTCATCACCACCCTGCCCGGCGAGAACGCGCAGGCGGCGAACCTGATCAAGCGACGCCGGAACATTTTCGACTGCCGCGGCGATCGGGAAAAGGACATCGGCTCCATCGAATCGGGAACCTACGGCTATTCCAGCCGGCACCTGATCCTGCGCAGCATCCAAAACGACGTTGTGCGCGCCTACCAGGAGGTGCTGGACCCCGAAGCAAAAGCTAATGGCAGTTACATGTTTGAGTTGCAGATTCGCACCGTCTTTGCGCACGCCTGGAGCGAGATTGAGCACGACATCCGTTTCAAGGCCCAGGACCCCCGCGCCTGGAGCCCCTTCTTTGACAGGCAGTTCACCGCCACGGCAGCCATGCTGGAAACCGTGGAGCAGGCATTTTCTGAGCTACACGACAGGTATGAGACCGTCACAAGTTTTTGGGACGCCGACGGCGAGGGCAAGGTTTCCCTGACGCCGAACAGGATCAAGGCTGTGTGGCAGACACTTCTGCCGCACGTTGACAGGAAGGCCGACGACGACTGGGGCTGGGCTGCGGAGCTGGTGGCCGCGCACGGGCTCACCAAAACCATCGACCTGGCCGCCCTGTTGCAGCCGGCCATCATCTCCAATGTGCGTAAGGCGCTGGACCACAGGTACTCGCCCGGCCCCGACAGGCTCCTCGATGACCTGCTGCTGTGGCAGTTTGGTCAACGGCACATCGACCTCACGGCCGAGGACCCCGCCCTGGAGCAAACCCCCCGCCGCGACAGCCTGCAGCGCCGCCACCAGCAGATGCAGCGCTACCGCAAGGCCTCCGGCTTCTAA